From the genome of Aspergillus fumigatus Af293 chromosome 1, whole genome shotgun sequence, one region includes:
- a CDS encoding ubiquinol--cytochrome-c reductase subunit 8, whose product MGGHLDPKSGVYLGDWGELGCPTPQRIVTYSLSSNRQRPLAGAFHAAIFNTFRRFRSQVLYVVPPFVVAYAAMNWAIERNEYLNSKPGRLAEGVEE is encoded by the exons ATGGGTGGTCATCTTGATCCTAAGAGCGGAGT TTATCTCGGCGACTGGGGTGAACTGG GCTGCCCAACTCCCCAGCGCATTGTGACCTACTCTCTGTCTTCCAACCGTCAGCGCCCTCTCGCTGGTGCTTTCCACGCTGCCATCTTCAACACCTTCCGCAGATTCAGAAGCCAGGTTCTCTACGTCGTTCCTCCTTTTGTGGTCGCCTACGCCGCCATGAACTGGGCTATTGAGAG AAACGAGTACCTTAACTCCAAGCCTGGCCGCCTGGCTGAGGGTGTTGAGGAATAA
- a CDS encoding spermidine synthase: protein MSEITHPTIKDGWFSEQSDMWPGQAMNLKVNQILHHEKSKYQDVLVFESTDYGTVLVLDNVIQCTERDEFSYQEMITHLAMNSHPNPKKVLVIGGGDGGVLREVVKHESVEEAILCDIDEAVIRVSKKYLPGMSIGFQHPNVKVHIGDGFQFLKERKNEFDVIITDSSDPEGPAESLFQKPYFELLRDALRDGGVITTQGSENQWLHLSLITDLKKACKEVFPVAEYAYTTIPTYPSGQIGFMVCCKDATRNVREPVRTWSREEEERLCRYYNQDIHRASFVLPNFARKALDV from the exons ATGTCCGAGATCACTCACCCCACTATCAAGG ATGGCTGGTTCTCCGAGCAGTCGGATATGTGGCCCGGCCAGGCCATGAACCTCAAGGTCAACCAGATCCTGCACCACGAGAAGTCCAAGTACCAGGATGTGCTTGTCTTCGAGAGCACCGACTACGGCACCGTTCTCGTTCTGGACAACGTCATCCAGTGCACCGAGCGGGATGAGTTCTC GTACCAGGAGATGATCACTCACCTGGCCATGAACTCCCACCCGAACCCCAAGAAGGTTCTGGTCATCggtggtggagatggtggtGTCCTCCGTGAGGTCGTCAAGCACGAGTCCGTCGAGGAGGCCATCCTGTGCGACATTGACGAG GCTGTCATCCGTGTCTCCAAGAAGTATCTTCCCGGCATGAGCATCGGCTTCCAGCACCCCAACGTGAAGGTCCACATTGGCGACGGGTTCCAGTTTCTCAAGGAGCGCAAGAACGAGTtcgatgtcatcatcactgaCAGCTCTGACCCTGAGGGCCCTGCCGAGAGCCTCTTCCAGAAGCCTTACTTTGAGCTCCTGCGCGATGCTCTCCGTGATGGAGGTGTCATCACCACACAAGGTT CCGAGAACCAATGGCTGCATCTGTCCCTCATCACCGACCTCAAGAAGGCCTGCAAGGAGGTCTTCCCCGTCGCCGAATACGCCTACACCACAATTCCCACCTACCCCTCCGGCCAGATCGGCTTCATGGTCTGCTGCAAGGACGCCACCCGCAATGTCCGTGAGCCCGTCCGCACTTGGTCCcgtgaggaggaggagcgtcTCTGCCGCTACTACAACCAGGACATTCACCGGGCCAGCTTCGTTCTGCCCAACTTTGCACGCAAGGCTCTGGATGTGTGA
- the tktA gene encoding transketolase tktA, translated as MGYTDLDQLAINTIRLLAVDATFKANSGHPGAPMGMAPVAHVLFNKFMNFNPKNPNWLNRDRFVLSNGHGCMLQYALLHLFGYDVTMDDLKNFRQLDSITPGHPEAHDTPGVEVTTGPLGQGFANAVGLAIAQAHTAAVFNKPGYDLINNYTYCFFGDGCAMEGIASEAASMAGHLKLGNLIAIYDDNHISIDGDTKCAFTEDVMKRFEAYGWHTVWVKDGDNDLEGIEAAIHEAKKVTDKPTVIRLTTTIGFGSKLQGTGGVHGNPLKADDCESVKQKFGFDPKQSFVVPQQVYDLYHKHAAEGAAKEQAWNQLLEKYATEYKAEHADLVRRLSGKLPEGWEKSLPTYKPTDAAVASRKLSEAVLEKIHAVVPELMSGSADLTGSNNTRWKNAVDFQPPEYGIGEWSGRYIRYGVREHAMAAVMNGLAAYGTIIPAGGTFLNFVSYAAGALRLSALSRVRVIHIATHDSIGLGEDGPTHQPIETLAHFRALPNCMVWRPADGNETSAAYYSAITAKHTPSVLALTRQNLPQLENSTIEAALKGAYPVVEAPNAAITLISTGSEVSICIEAATYLKEKHNIVARVVSVPCFEVFDAQPKDYRLKVLPDGIPVLSVEALSTMGWERYSHEQFGLNRFGASGPYKEVYKKFEFTPEGISKRALATIDFYKGQPVRSPINRAFEQIL; from the exons ATGGGTTACACCGATTTGGATCAATTGGCTATCAACACGATCCGTCTTCTTGCG GTCGATGCCACCTTCAAGGCCAACTCCGGTCACCCCGGTGCCCCTATGGGCATGGCCCCTGTGGCCCACGTCCTCTTCAACAAGTTCATGAACTTCAATCCCAAGAACCCCAACTGGCTGAACCGGGATCGTTTCGTCCTCTC CAACGGTCACGGTTGTATGCTCCAATAcgctctcctccacctcttcgGTTACGATGTCACCATGGACGACCTGAAGAACTTCAGA CAACTTGATAGCATCACCCCCGGTCACCCCGAGGCTCACGACACCCCTGGTGTTGAGGTCACCACTGGTCCTCTGGGGCAGGGTTTCGCCAACGCTGTTGGTCTGGCCATTGCCCAGGCTCACACCGCCGCCGTCTTCAACAAGCCTGGCTATGATTTGATCAACAACTACACATACTGCTTCTTCGGTGATGGCTGTGCTATGGAGGGTATTGCCAGCGAGGCTGCCTCCATGGCTGGTCACTTGAAGCTCGGCAACTTGATTGCCATTTATGATGACAACCACATTTCGATCG ACGGTGACACCAAGTGTGCTTTCACTGAAGACGTCATGAAGCGTTTCGAGGCCTACGGCTGGCACACCGTGTGGGTCAAGGATGGCGACAACGACCTCGAGGGCATCGAGGCCGCCATTCAcgaggccaagaaggtcacCGACAAGCCCACCGTCATCCGTCTGACAACTACCATTGGTTTCGGATCCAAGCTCCAGGGCACCGGTGGTGTTCACGGTAACCCTCTGAAGGCCGATGACTGCGAGAGCGTCAAGCAGAAGTTCGGCTTCGACCCCAAGCAGAGCTTCGTCGTTCCCCAGCAGGTCTACGACCTCTACCACAAGCACGCCGCCGAGGGCGCTGCCAAGGAGCAGGCCTGGaaccagctgcttgagaagTACGCCACCGAGTACAAGGCTGAGCACGCCGACCTTGTCCGGCGTCTCTCCGGCAAGCTTCCCGAGGGCTGGGAGAAGAGCCTCCCCACCTACAAGCCCACCGACGCTGCCGTCGCCTCTCGTAAGCTGTCTGAGGCTGTCCTCGAGAAGATCCACGCGGTCGTCCCTGAACTCATGTCCGGTTCCGCTGATTTGACCGGCTCCAACAACACTCGCTGGAAGAATGCCGTCGATTTCCAGCCCCCTGAATACGGCATTGGTGAGTGGTCCGGTCGCTACATCCGCTACGGTGTGCGTGAGCACGCCATGGCGGCCGTTATGAACGGTCTTGCTGCCTACGGTACCATCATTCCCGCCGGTGGTACCTTCCTCAACTTCGTCTCATATGCCGCCGGTGCTCTCCGTCTGTCCGCCCTCTCCCGCGTCCGCGTCATCCACATCGCTACCCACGACTCCATCGGTCTGGGTGAGGACGGTCCCACCCACCAGCCTATCGAAACTCTGGCCCACTTCCGTGCCCTCCCTAACTGCATGGTTTGGCGTCCCGCCGACGGCAACGAGACCAGCGCTGCCTACTACTCCGCAATCACCGCCAAGCACACTCCTAGCGTCCTTGCCCTCACTCGTCAGAACCTGCCTCAGCTCGAGAACTCGACCATTGAGGCTGCTCTGAAGGGTGCCTACCCCGTCGTCGAGGCCCCCAACGCCGCCATCACCCTCATCTCCACCGGTTCCGAGGTCAGCATCTGTATCGAGGCCGCTACATACCTCAAGGAGAAGCACAACATCGTCGCTCGTGTTGTCTCCGTCCCTTGCTTCGAGGTCTTCGATGCTCAGCCCAAGGACTACAGACTCAAGGTCCTTCCCGACGGCATTCCCGTCTTGTCCGTTGAGGCTCTGTCCACCATGGGTTGGGAGCGCTACTCTCACGAGCAGTTTGGTCTCAACCGCTTCGGTGCCTCCGGCCCCTACAAGGAGGTCTACAAG AAATTCGAGTTCACTCCTGAGGGCATTAGCAAGCGTGCTCTTGCTACCATCGACTTCTACAAGGGCCAGCCCGTGCGCTCGCCCATCAACCGTGCTTTTGAGCAGATTCTGTAG